In a genomic window of Plectropomus leopardus isolate mb chromosome 6, YSFRI_Pleo_2.0, whole genome shotgun sequence:
- the plbd2 gene encoding putative phospholipase B-like 2, with protein sequence MAAGQNKSSAGGSFTMFLNVLAVLSGLCFMCVSVRGEIRTAVIDKKTGQLSVIEGYRDDFVAWANFTDDIKTSGWSFLEITTSSQYNDSIQAYAAGAVEAALTSQLIYKHWMNTLMNYCGPFTSESAYCQRLKDFITTNLLWVQEQMGKQPNSPYWHQVRLALLQLKGLEDSYNEDLSFPTGPFSLNPFGFLLFQLGGDLEDLESALNKSSKTQPLGSGSCSALIKLLPNNKELLVSHDTWNNYQAMLRIMKKYMFAFRVSPSDEDLLPGANQAFSSYPGSIFSGDDFYIISSGLVTLETTIGNSNPALWKFVQPEESVMEWLRNIVANRLAATGKEWADIFSKYNSGTYNNQWMIVDYKHFTPGKTDIKEELFVVLEQIPGFVVYTDKTQELLEKGYWASYNIPYYEEIFNASGCNELVEKFGPWFSLDQNPRAQIFRRNHTAVTDVDSMVRLMRYNNFKEDPLSKCEGCDPPGNGENAISARSDLNPANGTYPFGALRQRSHGGTDMKMTSYGMFRDYGMLAASGPTWDQVPPFQWSTSPYKDLVHMGHPDIWAFKPIKVTWTS encoded by the exons ATGGCGGCCGGGCAAAACAAGTCGTCTGCTGGTGGAagttttacaatgtttttaaacGTTTTAGCGGTTTTATCtggtttgtgttttatgtgtgtgtcagttcgAGGTGAAATACGAACCGCTGTCATTGACAAAAAAACCGGGCAGCTGTCGGTCATTGAGGGATATCGAGATGATTTTGTGGCTTGGGCAAACTTCACTGATGACATTAAAACATCAGG CTGGTCTTTTTTGGAGATCACCACCAGCAGTCAGTACAATGACAGTATCCAGGCTTACGCTGCCGGTGCGGTGGAGGCTGCACTCACATCTCAG cttaTCTATAAGCACTGGATGAACACCTTGATGAATTACTGCGGGCCCTTCACGTCTGAATCCGCTTACTGCCAGCGCCTGAAGGATTTCATCACAACCAATCTGCTGTGGGTTCAGGAGCAAATGGGGAAGCAGCCAAACTCACCCTACTGGCACCAG GTGCGTCTGGCACTGCTGCAACTGAAAGGTCTGGAGGACAGCTACAATGAGGATCTGTCATTTCCAACTGGGCCATTCTCCCTCAACCCATTTGGCTTCCT ACTTTTCCAGTTGGGCGGGGATCTGGAGGACTTGGAATCGGCTCTGAACAAATCCAGCAAAACTCAACCTCTTGGATCAGGCTCCTGTTCTGCTCTCATTAAGCTGCTGCCAAACAATAAGGAGCTGCTGGTGTCACATGACACCTGGAACAACTACCAGGCCATGCTGCGCATCATGAAGAAATACATGTTTGCCTTCAGAGTTTCTCCTTCAG aTGAGGATCTTCTACCTGGAGCAAATCAGGCCTTCTCATCGTATCCTGGATCGATCTTCTCTGGAGATGACTTTTATATCATAAGTAGTGGTTTG GTTACCTTGGAAACCACCATCGGAAACAGTAACCCCGCTCTCTGGAAGTTTGTTCAGCCCGAAGAATCTGTCATGGAGTGGCTGAGAAACATTGTGGCTAACAGACTGGCTGCTACAGGCAAGGAGTGGGCCGACATATTCAGCAAGTACAACAGTGGAAC GTACAACAATCAATGGATGATTGTGGACTACAAACACTTCACTCCAGGGAAAACTGACATTAAAGAGGAGCTCTTTGTTGTGTTGGAGCAGATTCC GGGGTTTGTTGTTTACACTGACAAAACCCAGGAACTGCTGGAGAAAGGGTACTGGGCAAGTTACAACATTCC GTACTACGAGGAGATATTCAATGCCAGCGGCTGCAATGAGCTGGTTGAGAAGTTCGGCCCGTGGTTCTCTCTGGACCAGAATCCTCGGGCACAGATATTCAGGAGAAACCACACTGCTGTCACAGATGTGGACTCAATGGTGCGCCTTATGAg GTATAACAACTTTAAGGAAGACCCATTGTCAAAGTGTGAGGGCTGTGATCCACCCGGGAACGGAGAGAATGCAATCTCCGCTCGCTCAGACCTGAACCCAGCGAACGGAACATATCCGTTTGGCGCCTTAAGGCAGAGGTCACATGGAGGAACAGACATGAAG ATGACGTCCTACGGGATGTTTCGTGACTATGGTATGCTGGCAGCGAGCGGGCCAACATGGGACCAGGTGCCACCCTTCCAGTGGAGCACTTCACCTTACAAAGACCTGGTTCACATGGGCCACCCTGATATTTGGGCATTTAAGCCTATAAAAGTCACCTGGACTTCTTAA
- the rbm19 gene encoding probable RNA-binding protein 19: MSRLIVKNLPNGMKEERFRSMFAAFGTVTDCTLKFTKDGKFRKFGFVGFKAEEDATRALKHFNKSFVDTSRVTVEMCKSFGDPTKAKAWSKHSQSSGPDKPSTPADPDSKKKKKQKKEINSALGNLEEDQGFKEFLSVHQNRSQAPTWANDTAQRTTDPDGGQTKTQGKKKPASDDYLNFDSDEEEEEEEEDEDEDEEDEGATKEALKSGLSDMEYLRSKVAKTDDIMEESGEEDAGDGGDEEDDGGHVQHTDSAYESEEKKPSKAKKPAKQETEPTTEFTVKLRGVPFNVKEQQVREFMTPLKPAAIRIGKNESGNRTGYVYVDLHSEEQVEKALKKNKDYIGGRYIEVFRVDAFGGKGRRDRKDKEIDRNFTRKLKEDEEEEDVAESGRLFIRNLPYTCTEEEIKELFAKHGPISEMLFPIDNLTKRPKGFAFITYMIPENAVSALAKLDGHIFQGRMLHLLPSTLKKEKTDSDAGGPGSSSYKRQKDAKNKAASSSSHNWNTLFLGTSAVADAIAEKYNTTKSQVLDHESKGSLAVRMALGETQIVQETRQFLLDNGVSLDSFSQAAAARSTTVILVKNLPAGVTASELEELFSPHGSLGRVLLPPSGLTAIIEFLEPTEAKRAFTRLAYSKFHHVPLYLEWAPVGVFVAAKPEPVLEKEEAQKEEKDEEEEEEEEEEEEEEESVPGSTLFIKNLNFSTTEEKLKETFSKCGKISSCTISKKKDKTGKMLSMGYGFVQYHTAEAAQKALRQLQHCTVDDHQLELKISERATRTANVSRKKKQEEKKQTGSKILVRNVPFQATVREIRELFCTFGELKTVRLPKKAAGSGNHRGFGFVDFLTKQDAKKAFAALCHSTHLYGRRLVLEWADAEETVETLRRKTAQHFHVATKKKRKSEVMEGILEAMETGGGEDN; the protein is encoded by the exons ATGTCGAGACTCATCGTTAAAAACCTCCCTAACGGG aTGAAGGAGGAGAGGTTCAGGTCGATGTTTGCTGCCTTTGGCACCGTGACAGACTGCACCCTCAAGTTTACAAAAGACGGCAAGTTCCGCAAGTTCGGCTTCGTGGGTTTTAAAGCGGAGGAAGATGCGACCAGAGCTCTGAAACATTTCAACAAGAGCTTCGTGGACACATCCAGAGTGACG GTGGAGATGTGCAAATCCTTTGGAGATCCCACTAAAGCTAAAGCCTGGAGCAAACACAGCCAGAGTTCAGGTCCGGACAAACCCTCCACTCCTGCTGACCCTGACAGCAAAAAG aaaaagaaacagaaaaaggaaattaacaGTGCACTTGGAAAT CTAGAGGAAGACCAGGGATTCAAGGAGTTTCTGTCAGTACATCAGAATCGAAGCCAAGCACCAACCTGGGCAAACGACACCGCGCAGCGAACAACTGACCCTGACGGTGGACAGACAAAAACTCAGGGCAAAAAGAAGCCTGCTTCGGATGATTATCTAAACTTTGATTCAGacgaggaagaagaagaagaagaagaagatgaggatgaggatgaggaagatgagg GTGCCACTAAAGAAGCACTGAAGTCTGGCCTATCAGATATGGAGTACCTGCGCTCAAAGGTGGCAAAAACTGACGACATCATGGAGGAGAGTGGAGAGGAGGACGCTGGTGATGGGGGTGATGAAGAGGATGATGGTGGTCATGTGCAGCACACAGACAGCGCGTATGAGAGTGAGGAGAAGAAGCCGAGCAAAGCAAAGAAACCTGCCAAGCAAGAG ACGGAGCCGACGACTGAGTTCACAGTGAAGCTGAGAGGAGTCCCGTTCAATGTGAAAGAG CAACAAGTCCGAGAGTTCATGACGCCGCTGAAACCTGCAGCGATCAGGATCGGAAAGAATGAAAGTGGAAATAGAACAG gataTGTATATGTGGATTTGCACTCTGAGGAACAGGTGGAAAAGGCCTTGAAGAAGAATAAAGACTATATag GTGGGCGTTACATTGAGGTCTTCCGTGTTGACGCCTTTGGGGGCAAAggcaggagagacagaaaagacaaagaaattgACCGAAACTTCACCAGGAAGCTtaaggaggatgaggaggaggaagatgttGCAGAGTCCGGTCGCCTCTTCATCAGGAACCTTCCTTACACCTGCACCGAGGAGGAGATCAAAGAGCTGTTTGCTAAACACg GTCCGATATCTGAGATGCTCTTCCCTATTGACAATCTAACCAAGAGACCGAAAGGATTCGCTTTCATAACGTACATGATACCAGAGAATGCTGTGTCAGCTCTGGCTAAGCTGGATGGGCACATATTTCAG GGGAGGATGCTTCACCTGCTTCCCTCCACATTGAAGAAGGAAAAGACTGACTCAGATGCTGGCGGTCCCGGCTCTTCGTCTTACAAACGGcaaaaagatgctaaaaataaagctgcaagTTCCAG CTCTCACAACTGGAACACCCTGTTTCTGGGCACAAGTGCAGTGGCAGATGCCATTGCTGAAAAATACAACACCACAAAAAGCCAAGTCCTGGACCAT gaGTCGAAGGGAAGTCTTGCGGTGAGGATGGCTCTGGGAGAGACACAGATTGTTCAGGAGACTCGGCAGTTTCTTCTAGACAACGGTGTCAGTCTGGATTCCTTTAGTCAG GCGGCAGCCGCGAGGAGCACAACTGTGATCCTGGTGAAAAACCTTCCAGCTGGAGTGACGGCGTCAGAATTGGAGGAGCTTTTCTCACCTCATGGCTCTTTGGGCCGCGTGCTGTTGCCGCCCTCAGGCCTCACCGCCATCATCGAGTTCCTCGAGCCAACTGAGGCAAAACGTGCCTTCACTCGGCTTGCTTATAGCAAG ttccaTCACGTCCCGCTGTATTTGGAGTGGGCACCTGTGGGCGTGTTTGTGGCAGCCAAACCAGAACCAG TATTAGAAAAAGAGGAGGCACAGAAAGAAGagaaggatgaagaggaggaggaggaggaggaggaggaggaggaggaagaagaatcTGTTCCTGGTTCCACTCTTTTCATTAAGAATCTTAATTTCAGCACAACAGAGGAGAAACTAAAGGAG ACATTCTCCAAATGTGGCAAAATCTCATCCTGCACCATCTccaaaaagaaagataaaacag GCAAGATGTTGTCCATGGGCTACGGTTTTGTTCAGTATCACACAGCGGAGGCGGCACAGAAAGCCCTGAGGCAGCTGCAG CACTGTACTGTGGATGATCACCAGCTAGAGCTGAAGATCTCTGAGAGAGCCACAAG GACTGCTAATGTGTCTCGCAAAAAGAAGCAAGAGGAGAAGAAACAGACAGGATCCAAGATCCTCGTGAGGAACGTCCCTTTCCAAGCAACTGTCAGAGAAATTCGGGAACTCTTCTG CACTTTTGGGGAACTGAAAACAGTCCGTCTTCCAAAGAAAGCAGCTGGTTCAGGGAATCATAGAGGCTTTGGCTTTGTTGACTTCCTCACCAAACAGGATGCTAAG AAAGCGTTTGCTGCACTTTGCCACAGCACCCATCTTTACGGGAGACGCCTTGTGCTGGAGTGGGCTGATGCTGAGGAAACAGTAGAGACACTGAGACGGAAAACAGCCCAACATTTTCACG TGGCCACCAAAAAGAAGCGAAAATCAGAAGTTATGGAGGGCATTCTTGAGGCGATGGAAACTGGAGGAGGTGAAGACAACTGA
- the slc2a11b gene encoding solute carrier family 2, facilitated glucose transporter member 11b: MSTKFADEYQPLLLREFRDKKPSKIPNKSLLLAACAACIGGTFQYGYNISVINAPTRYVHDFINQTWGERYHTDISPDVLTLLWSTIVSIFTIGGLLGATVGGTLSVKLGRKGALLANNAFALVAALLMGLSYPTGFYELLIIGRLLTGINAGIGLCVQPLYLGEISPTAFRGAMGTGTSIFITAGILTGQVVGLKELLGVEEYWPILLSTTCVPAILQLLILPWFPESPRYLLIDKGDDEGCKKALKQLLGNAGCDGAWEDIEKERNNLANFQAKKPWELFTDRSVRWQLLTIMLLNTAQQLNGINAIYFYADYLFRQSAIPNDHIPYVTVGTGACECITALTCGLLIDCLGRKVLITGGYTLMSICCILFTLTLSFQDASPVIPYLSMACVFAFILSFGLGPGGVSNILTMELFTQTARPAANMIAGLLNWFSFFFIGLLFPFILLGLQQYCFLVFLAVCSLTAIYIFLVVPETKNKTFIEIQNEFQSSNNRKSHSGDRAGMMLLSTSI; the protein is encoded by the exons atgtcaacaaaattcGCGGATGAATATCAGCCTCTTCTTCTGAGAGAATTCAGAGATAAAAAGCCATCAAAG ATTCCAAACAAATCACTTCTGCTGGCTGCCTGTGCTGCGTGTATAGGGGGAACCTTTCAGTATGGATATAATATATCTGTCATCAATGCACCCACAAGG tatGTGCACGATTTTATCAACCAAACCTGGGGGGAGCGTTACCACACAGACATTTCACCAGATGTTCTCACCCTGCTTTGGTCCACTATTGTGTCCATATTCACTATAGGAGGACTCTTAGGAGCAACAGTCGGTGGGACATTGTCTGTGAAGCTGGGGAG GAAAGGGGCGCTGTTGGCCAATAATGCATTTGCATTAGTGGCCGCTTTGCTGATGGGTCTGAGTTACCCTACAGGATTCTATGAGTTACTCATCATTGGACGTCTTCTCACTGGAATTAATGCAG gcATTGGCCTTTGTGTTCAGCCTCTATATTTGGGGGAAATTTCTCCAACTGCATTTCGTGGTGCCATGGGAACGGGAACTTCTATTTTCATCACAGCTGGGATCTTGACAGGACAAGTGGTTGGCCTCAA AGAGCTCCTGGGCGTAGAAGAGTACTGGCCCATCCTGCTCTCCACCACGTGTGTCCCAGCGATCCTGCAGCTCCTCATCCTGCCCTGGTTCCCAGAGAGCCCGCGCTACCTGCTCATTGACAAAGGAGATGATGAGGGATGTAAAAAAG CTCTGAAGCAACTGCTCGGTAATGCTGGCTGTGATGGTGCATGGGAGGATATTGAGAAGGAGAGGAATAATTTAGCTAATTTCCAGGCCAAGAAACCTTGGGAGCTCTTCACTGATCGCAGTGTCCGCTGGCAGCTTCTCACCATCATGCTGCTCAACACTGCACAGCAGCTGAACGGCATCAATGCC ATTTACTTCTATGCAGATTATTTGTTCAGACAGTCTGCTATTCCCAATGATCACATACCATATGTGACTGTTGGAACTGGCGCTTGTGAATGCATCACGGCTTTAACATGT GGTTTGCTCATCGACTGTCTGGGAAGAAAAGTGCTCATCACGGGAGGATACACACTGATGAGCATCTGCTGCATTTTATTCACGCTAACGCTctcttttcag gATGCCAGCCCAGTAATTCCATACTTGAGCATGGCATGTGTATTTGCTTTTATCCTGAGTTTTGGCTTAGGACCAG GTGGCGTGAGCAACATCTTGACTATGGAGCTGTTCACACAAACTGCTCGCCCTGCAGCGAACATGATCGCAGGGCTTTTGAACTGGTTCAGCTTCTTCTTCATCGGCCTGCTCTTCCCTTTTATTCTG CTCGGGCTGCAGCAGTACTGTTTCCTGGTGTTCCTGGCTGTCTGCTCCTTGACGGCGATTTACATATTCCTTGTCGTTCCTGAAACCAAGAACAAAACTTTCAttgaaattcaaaatgagtttCAGTCCTCCAACAACAGAAAGTCCCACAGTGGCGACAGAGCGGGGATGATGCTGTTATCAACTTCCATATGA
- the zgc:158398 gene encoding insulin-like growth factor-binding protein 3 receptor, whose translation MMGFWQPVTNLKDYISQNPPAFTFFLCLLTLATTLIGLSSYGYTHTLPNPDTVKDWNHLLSSLSQFQLCVKANASLSELVSPAPSPMMDTNTSLNSTKTPSLTTLHLKVPLAVSTDSDSGSLTDLGLHTALRASQLHLGGNETVNVTLDFFSGNNSYTCLTISAPTNLLPMSLLPPECPASEKNISPIHMEASNQLPTASQTCYSLHSETDPALTVMLTKEEQIVAVRHLLEVGFCLLGVCLILCVAASLTQSLTRHYHWNGLDLQNEPLVDS comes from the exons ATGATGGGATTTTGGCAACCTGTGACCAACCTTAAAGATTATATATCCCAGAATCCTccagcatttacatttttcctgtGTCTGTTGACCCTGGCTACCACCCTCATCGGCCTCAGCTCTTATGGCTACACCCACACTCTGCCTAACCCTGACACAGTGAAG GACTGGAACCATCTACTATCCTCCTTATCACAGTTCCAGCTGTGTGTGAAAGCCAATGCAAGTTTATCTGAGCTTGTCTCGCCAGCCCCCTCTCCTATGATGGATACAAATACTTCACTGAACTCCACAAAGACTCCTTCTCTCACCACTTTGCATCTCAAGGTTCCTCTGGCTGTGAGTACAGACTCAGACAGTGGCTCTCTGACAGACCTGGGTTTACACACTGCATTGAGAGCCAGTCAGTTACATCTTGGAG GCAATGAGACTGTTAATGTGACGCTAGATTTTTTCTCTGGAAATAATTCCTACACTTGCCTCACCATAAGTGCTCCAACAAACCTCCTGCCTATGAGCCT ACTTCCGCCAGAGTGCCCTGCATCGGAGAAAAATATTTCACCCATCCACATGGAAGCGAGTAACCAGCTGCCAACTGCATCACAAACCTGCTACAGTCTTCACTCAGAGACTGATCCAGCACTCACTGTCATGTTAACAAAG GAGGAGCAGATTGTGGCAGTGCGACATCTGTTGGAAGTCGGTTTTTGTCTGCTAGGAGTCTGTTTGATACTGTGTGTAGCTGCGAGTCTGACACAGTCACTCACACGCCATTACCACTGGAATGGACTGGATCTACAAAAT GAGCCCTTGGTTGACAGCTGA